A stretch of Primulina tabacum isolate GXHZ01 chromosome 13, ASM2559414v2, whole genome shotgun sequence DNA encodes these proteins:
- the LOC142521973 gene encoding uncharacterized protein LOC142521973 — MAGRPPRNNRNPRYANVNNRNNNEEDPNADGNPPPRVGLSQVDLMAIATIVATTIQGLGNPNGNGNQQPQPPPAQNGIKYHYESLRKNRCPVFKGDADPESSQSWLKSVETQLRLLEIPETLKVEVIVPFLEDKASKWWETVSPTLTAAGAITWQQFRDVFLKQYFSAEVRLQKLSEFENFSQTLDMSLVDYTSQFNDLGTYAPTIMADEVLKMHRYKKGLISRIQSSLAVYQPTSFADLMGAAIRAETDIKRRENENKNKRPLTGQSSQGKPPFKRPNQSSGPFKGASSHPTYQEPKMCPKCNNRHSGECHRQTGACFNCGKLGHRIANCPEPLKRSTKPNADANLNKPRENKPNARVFAITQEEADDANDVVAGTIFVNEMPAYVLFDSGATHSFISKRFTKKLRLTPELLVEPFRVATPTSKTIETHRVHRKCKICINEHLFQAELIQLNMVEFDIILGMDWLARNNAMVDCKGKSVRLRTPNQKEVVYHGKSKKRKSLLSASQAWKAMKSGEDIYLAMVNVVKEESELKPEDIPIVREFSDVFPEELPGTVPDREIEFEINLVPGAAPISKVPYRMAPAELKELKEQLQELLDKKHIRPSASPWGAPVLFVKKKDGSMRLCIDYRELNKITIKNKYPLPRIDDLFDQLKGATIFSKLDLRTGYHQLKVRAEDIPKTAFRTRYGHYEFTVMPFGLTNAPAAFMDLMNRVFKPFLDRFIVVFIDDILVYSPSKEDHEEHLRLTLQTLREKELYAKFKKCEFWLNSVSFLGHVISEAGVSVDPKKVESILDWSKPRNATDIRSFLGLAGYYRKFVEGFSSIAVPLTRLTQKNSKFIWDDNCEKSFQTLKEKLASTPVLVLPTEDKDFTIYSDASKEGLGCVLMQEGRVITYASRQLKPHERNYPTHDLELAAVVFALKIWRHYLYGSNYHPGKANKVADALSRRNMSKVTLAALSAQPCLREIVKLNQDRDPVLVKLKEQAKEAKSQDTQIDDKGVLWMKGRFFHSSIGMAPYEALYGRKCRSPLYWDEVGEKAITGPELIQETVDKITIIKERLKVAQDRQKSWANLKRRPVEFIAGDKAYLKIGTPTEYV; from the exons ATGGCCGGAAGACCTCCCCGAAACAATCGCAACCCGCGATACGCAAACGTTAACAACCGCAACAACAATGAGGAAGATCCGAATGCTGACGGCAATCCACCTCCCAGAGTGGGCCTGAGCCAAGTAGATTTAATGGCTATAGCCACCATAGTGGCAACAACTATCCAGGGTTTGGGAAACCCCAATGGTAACGGTAATCAGCAGCCACAACCACCACCGGCACAGAATGGGATCAAGTATCATTATGAGTCCCTTCGTAAGAACCGTTGCCCAGTGTTCAAGGGAGACGCCGACCCTGAGAGTAGCCAGAGTTGGTTGAAAAGCGTGGAAACCCAACTGCGATTGCTAGAGATACCTGAGACACTTAAGGTAGAGGTGATAGTGCCATTCCTGGAGGATAAGGCAAGCAAGTGGTGGGAAACCGTCTCACCTACCCTGACAGCCGCCGGAGCAATCACTTGGCAACAATTCAGAGATGTCTTTCTCAAACAGTATTTCTCAGCAGAAGTCAGACTTCAGAAACTGAGCGAGTTTGAGAACTTCTCGCAAACTCTAGACATGTCATTGGTAGATTACACCTCCCAATTCAATGACCTTGGAACTTATGCCCCGACAATCATGGCAGATGAAGTTCTAAAGATGCACAGATACAAGAAGGGTTTGATCAGCCGTATCCAGTCATCCTTAGCAGTTTACCAACCTACAAGCTTTGCTGATTTAATGGGAGCAGCGATAAGAGCTGAGACGGATATCAAGCGTCGGGAGAACGAGAACAAGAATAAGCGACCTCTTACTGGACAGTCATCTCAAGGGAAGCCACCATTCAAGAGGCCGAATCAGTCCAGTGGACCCTTCAAAGGTGCTTCGTCCCACCCAACTTACCAAGAACCAAAGATGTGCCCCAAATGTAATAATCGTCATTCTGGAGAATGCCACCGACAGACGGGAGCATGTTTCAATTGTGGGAAATTAGGGCATCGAATTGCTAACTGCCCCGAGCCATTGAAGAGAAGTACCAAGCCTAATGCTGATGCTAACCTCAACAAGCCAAGGGAGAATAAGCCCAACGCTCGTGTGTTTGCAATAACTCAAGAAGAAGCAGATGATGCAAACGATGTCGTGGCAGGTACCATTTTTGTCAATGAAATGCCAGCTTATGTTTTGTTTGACAGTGGTGCTACTCATTCATTTATATCTAAAAGGTTCACTAAGAAACTAAGGCTTACACCTGAATTACTAGTCGAACCATTTAGAGTAGCAACTCCTACTAGTAAGACAATCGAAACGCATAGAGTGCACCGAAAGTGTAAAATCTGTATCAATGAGCACCTATTCCAAGCAGAATTGATacaactaaacatggtggagTTCGATATCATcttaggaatggattggttagcaagaAACAATGCGATGGTAGATTGCAAGGGAAAGAGTGTTAGGCTCCGAACCCCGAACCAAAAAGAGGTCGTGTATCATGGCAAATCCAAGAAACGGAAGTCACTTCTTTCCGCATCCCAAGcatggaaagccatgaaatctGGAGAAGATATCTATCTAGCTATGGTTAACGTAGTGAAGGAGGAGAGTGAACTTAAACCAGAGGATATCCCTATCGTGCGAGAATTCTCAGACGTCTTTCCAGAGGAACTACCAGGGACAGTCCCAGATCGTGAAATTGAGTTCGAAATCAATTTAGTGCCCGGAGCGGCACCCATCTCCAAGGtaccgtacagaatggcaccagctgAACTTAAGGAGCTAAAggagcaacttcaagaattgttaGACAAAAAGCATATTCGACCAAGTGCGTCtccatggggagctccagtactttttgtcaagaagaaagatgggagcatgagactgtgcattgACTATAGGGAATTGAATAAGatcactatcaagaacaagtaccctCTTCCGAGAATAGATGACCTGTTCGATCAGCTTAAGGGAGCCACAATATTTTCCAAATTGGATTTGAGAACGGGCTACCACCAattgaaggtcagggctgaagacATCCCAAAGACGGCCTTTCGgacaaggtatggacactacGAATTCACggtgatgccttttggtctgACAAACGCACCAGCAGCctttatggacctaatgaacagaGTATTCAAGCCGTTCCTGGATCGGTTCATAGTggtattcattgatgacatccTTGTCTACTCTCCTAGCAAAGAAGATCACGAAGAGCATCTCCGCCTCACTCTACAAACCTTAAGGGAGAAAGAACTCTatgccaagttcaagaaatgcgaattctggctaaACAGTGTATCCTTTTTAGGGCATGTGATATCGGaagcaggagtatcagtggatccaaAGAAAGTGGAGTCAATTCTAGATTGGTCGAAACCGAGAAACGCCACAGACATTAGAAGCTTTCTTGGATTGGCAggctattacaggaaattcgttgaaggattctcttccaTAGCTGTACCATTAACAAGGCTTACTCAAaagaattctaaattcattTGGGATGACAACTGCGAGAAAAGTTTTCAGACATTGAAAGAAAAGCTCGCGTCTACACCAGTGTTAGTCTTGCCCACTGAAGATAAGGatttcaccatctacagtgacgcaTCGAAGGAAGGGTtgggatgtgtactcatgcaagaaggAAGAGTGATTACCTatgcatcaaggcagttgaagccGCATGAACGAAATTATCCCACTCACGACCTCGAACTCGCAGCAgtcgtctttgctttgaagatatggagacattatctctATGGCTCCAA ctaccatccaggtAAGGCAAACAAAGTAGCTGATGCTTTGAGTCGGAGGAATATGAGTAAGGTTACCTTAGCTGCACTCTCCGCTCAACCATGTCTGCGAGAAATCGTCAAGTTGAACCAGGATCGAGACCCAGTTCTAGTAAAACTTAAGGAACAAGCCAAGGAAGCAAAGTCTCAAGATACTCAGATCGACGACAAAGGAGTCctttggatgaaaggacgatt TTTTCACAGCAGCATCGGAATGGCGCCGtatgaagctctatatgggcgAAAATGTCGGTCAccactatattgggatgaagtaggagaaaagGCCATCACTGGACCCGAattgatccaagaaacagtggataaaatCACTATAATCAAGGAGAGACTTAAAGTGGCACAAGACCGACAGAAAAGTTGGGCTAATTTGAAAAGAAGACCAGTGGAATTCATAGCGGGAGATAAAGCATACTTGAAA ATTGGCACTCCCACCGAGTATGTCTAG